One Vigna unguiculata cultivar IT97K-499-35 chromosome 11, ASM411807v1, whole genome shotgun sequence DNA window includes the following coding sequences:
- the LOC114170408 gene encoding uncharacterized protein LOC114170408: MDLEIPIEDQFSKLHPSLAENTRIGIVGAGPSGLSAAYALARLGYKNITVLEKHHTVGGMCESVEIEGKVYDLGGQVLAANSAPVIFHLARETASELEELDSHKLAVIDHSTGKYQDIEVADDYVSVMSLTLEIQEKVKNCNRIGVHAVSDIASDLTPEYLKHHGLKSVPKSVAYGYTASGYGFTQDMPYAYLHEFTRTSMAGKIRRFKNGYTSLWQKIAESLPLKLCCNTEVLAIRRNSDGVTVKTKSLNKVETLEFDKIIISGSFPLKYGRTYRSFPSTCIERETEVMDASDLEKELFSKVETNDYYTTVIKINGLEHLPVGFYYFGEYMEDPSTIGHPVAMQKFYAGSNIFLFWSYGNSVDIKGQAVTELAIKTIEAMGGEVENVILQRRFMYFPHVGSQDMKDGFYEKLESKLQGSRNTYYVGGLMAFELTERNSSYAMALICKNFAHSNDLPIFPYTKNLFPLQTECQKKNPKELGELEEVQFPNLPTLNSYLKHWGTHPITQNRILYSWINEEGAPVSQRTYRELCFNSSCIAHKLVTSQKPVIKPGDKVLLVYVPGLDFIDAFFGCLRAKVIPVPILPPDPMQRNGQSLKQIENIAKSCSIVAILSTVAYHSAVRAGSLKNLISFVGKNEKSLARWPNLPWLHTDTWVKKSKSMVLEHLDEQGEPEPGDICFLQFTSGSTSDAKGVMITHGGLIHNVKLMRRRYKSTSRTMLVSWLPQYHDMGLIGGLFTSLVSGGSAVLFSPMTFIKKPLLWLEVMSKYRATHSAGPNFAFELMIRRLESDKDKLHNLDLSSLTFLMVAAEPVRQKTLKRFVELTSPFGLSEKVMAPGYGLAENCVFVCCAYGEGKPIILDWQGRVCCGYVNHEDADIDIRIVDPETLEELQEDGKEGEIWISSPSAGIGYWGREELSLKTFRNELQNLPGRSYTRTGDLGRIIDQKLFITGRIKDLIIVAGRNIYSADVEKTVETSSDILRPGCCAVVGVPEEILSAKGISTPDGSDQVGLVVIAEVRDGKPVTKDVIEKIKTRVMEEHGVNVASVKLIKPRTISKTTSGKIKRFECVKQFSDETLNLIPIGPTPVLRKKSLLSSFTTGMLREGKTPGPLAPRKRISKNEIVEFLKGLISEQTGISVNNISITDNLTSYGIDSIGVVKATQKLSDFLATPISAIDVFTASCILELANFCEDLLSKSQPQLTSNSSNVPEAQNGSTEFNVEVSKSWWFGIRVLQFLSLIYISIILVSPAYLSVTTYLNFTLSASKWINGFPWLHYLISLTFAPVAWILCMASTCICISLFGSSFLGPNYDPTSEISIYSMDFVKWWTLYKAQEISSRVLAVHLRGTVFLKCWFEMLGARIGSSVLLDTVDITDPSLVSIGDEVTIAEGVLVQSHEVKNGILRFHPIRIGKCSSIGPYAVIQKGSVIEEGAEIQALQKVGPDQHVFKPAKLDNGIKKTELSVNIRKTQYDIINHFMGIYLVGFLSSLAAIISYFLYTRFSNQPLSPQHFSFVCIGGAFHWIPFTIVAYATMFSEVSSNPITFAISFTSAYLLHGFILIILTTAFTRLLKTSQNQTQFKTWLRCQVTTSCHLRCAKLLSGTEAFCIYLRLLGAKIGKHCSIRAINSVSCPELMSIGSGVHLGDFSRIITGFHSSSGFVSGKIEIQDNSVIGSQSVVLPGSLVQKNVILGALSVAQMNSTLQEGGVYIGSKSQAVIRNSVKNACDEWIKDIDNNISKKKVVDLAAGLYKNDSQKLTLTRTWFQTFSALFTQPLLQTVLPHMVLGLAVFGPLNCVLYLKSAKKLQIYWLLPLFWVQSGALASLACVIAKWVLVGRKKAGERVGIWSERITLDSTWQAIRTLVGEYFMDMTSGSFWFVVWMKMMGADVDMEDAVYVDSMGALLNPEMVKIERRGCVGREALLFGHVYEGEGGMVKFGEIKIGEDGFVGSRAVAMPGVQLENGSNLCSLSLAMKEEIIRSC, encoded by the exons ATGGATCTAGAGATACCAATAGAGGACCAGTTCTCCAAATTGCACCCTTCCTTGGCAGAAAACACCAGAATTGGAATAGTTGGTGCTGGTCCAAGTGGCTTATCAGCAGCTTATGCACTAGCCAGGCTTGGTTATAAGAACATCACAGTCTTGGAGAAACATCATACGGTTGGTGGCATGTGTGAATCAGTAGAAATTGAAG GAAAAGTTTATGATCTGGGTGGGCAAGTTCTTGCAGCAAACAGTGCTCCAGTCATTTTTCACTTGGCAAGAGAGACAGCCTCTGAACTAGAAGAATTGGATTCCCACAAGCTTGCTGTCATTGATCATTCCACTGGAAAATATCAAGATATTGAAGTTGCTGATGATTATGTATCAGTTATGTCACTTACATTGGAAATCCAA GAAAAGGTGAAGAATTGTAATCGTATTGGGGTCCATGCTGTTAGTGACATTGCTTCAGACTTAACTCCAGAATATCTTAAGCATCATGGACTCAAATCTGTTCCCAAATCTGTAGCTTATGGTTACACTGCTTCAGGATATGGATTTACTCAAGACATGCCTTATGCCTACCTGCATGAATTTACTAGAACGTCCATGGCTGGAAAAATTCGACGATTCAAAAATGGATATACTAGTCTGTGGCAGAAGATTGCTGAATCGCTTCCCTTAAAACTTTGCTGTAACACTGAAGTATTGGCAATCAGGAGGAACTCTGATGGTGTCACTGTTAAGACCAAGAGCTTAAATAAAGTTGAAACTCTGGAATTTGATAAGATAATAATCTCGGGCTCATTTCCATTAAAATATGGAAGGACTTACAGATCATTTCCTTCAACTTGCATAG AGCGTGAAACAGAAGTAATGGATGCAAGTGACCTTGAAAAGGAATTGTTCAGCAAAGTAGAGACAAATGACTACTACACCACTGTTATAAAGATTAACGGGCTAGAACATTTACCTGTTGGATTTTACTATTTTGGTGAATATATGGAAGATCCCAGCACAATAGGACATCCAGTTGCAATGCAAAAATTTTATGCTGGCTCTAACATATTCTTATTCTGGTCCTATGGCAACTCTGTTGATATTAAGGGACAAGCAGTCACGGAGCTTGCGATCAAGACAATAGAAGCCATGGGAGGAGAAGTTGAGAATGTCATTCTTCAACGCCGCTTTATGTACTTTCCTCATGTTGGTAGCCAAG ATATGAAAGATGGGTTTTATGAAAAGTTGGAATCAAAGCTTCAAGGATCAAGAAATACTTACTATGTAGGTGGACTCATGGCTTTCGAGCTAACAGAGAGAAATTCATCTTATGCCATGGCTCTGATCTGCAAGAACTTTGCACATAGCAATGATTTGCCAATATTTCCTTACACTAAG AATCTGTTTCCCTTGCAAACTGAGTGCCAGAAAAAGAACCCTAAAGAATTAGGTGAATTGGAAGAAGTGCAATTTCCTAATTTGCCTACTTTGAATAGCTACTTAAAGCACTGGGGAACTCATCCAATCACTCAAAACAGGATTCTGTATTCTTGGATTAATGAAGAAGGGGCTCCAGTAAGCCAAAGGACCTACAGAGAACTGTGTTTTAATTCTTCTTGCATTGCTCATAAGCTTGTAACAAGCCAAAAGCCGGTTATAAAGCCAGGTGACAAGGTTCTTCTGGTTTATGTCCCCGGTTTGGATTTTATTGATGCCTTCTTTGGATGCCTAAGAGCTAAAGTCATACCAGTCCCAATTCTTCCTCCAGATCCCATGCAAAGAAATGGACAATCACTAAAGCAAATTGAAAATATTGCCAAGTCATGTAGCATTGTGGCAATTTTATCAACAGTTGCTTATCACTCAGCAGTCCGTGCAGGTTCGTTGAAAAATTTAATCTCATTCGTtggaaaaaatgagaaatcttTGGCTCGGTGGCCCAATCTTCCATGGTTGCACACTGATACATGGGTCAAGAAGTCCAAAAGTATGGTTTTGGAACATCTTGATGAACAAGGTGAACCTGAGCCAGGTGATATATGTTTCTTGCAATTTACCTCTGGTTCAACTAGTGATGCTAAAGGAGTCATGATCACTCATGGTGGGCTAATTCACAATGTAAAGCTGATGCGAAGGAGATACAAGAGCACCTCAAGGACAATGCTAGTAAGCTGGCTTCCTCAGTATCATGACATGGGACTGATTGGGGGACTTTTTACATCTCTTGTTAGTGGTGGTTCTGCAGTATTGTTTTCGCCAATGACATTTATCAAGAAACCACTCTTATGGCTTGAAGTTATGAGCAAGTACCGAGCAACTCATAGTGCTGGCCCCAACTTTGCCTTTGAGTTAATGATTCGAAGATTGGAGTCTGACAAGGATAAGCTTCATAATTTAGACCTCTCATCCTTGACTTTTCTTATGGTTGCTGCTGAACCAGTGAGACAGAAGACCCTGAAAAGATTTGTTGAGCTAACCAGTCCGTTTGGCTTATCTGAAAAGGTGATGGCGCCTGGATATGGTTTAGCAGAAAATTGTGTGTTTGTCTGTTGTGCATATGGAGAAGGTAAGCCGATCATTTTGGATTGGCAGGGAAGAGTTTGTTGTGGTTATGTTAATCATGAGGATGCAGATATTGACATTAGAATAGTTGATCCAGAAACTCTTGAAGAGCTTCAGGAAGATGGAAAGGAGGGAGAAATCTGGATTAGTAGTCCAAGTGCAGGAATAGGATACTGGGGAAGGGAAGAGTTGAGTCTAAAAACTTTCAGGAATGAACTTCAGAACCTTCCTGGTCGTAGCTACACAAGAACTGGAGACTTGGGACGAATAATTGATCAGAAATTATTCATCACTGGAAGAATCAAAGATCTTATCATTGTTGCTGGAAGAAATATTTACTCAGCGGATGTTGAGAAGACAGTTGAGACTTCGTCTGACATTCTTCGTCCTGGTTGCTGTGCTGTCGTTGGAGTTCCTGAGGAAATTTTATCAGCAAAGGGGATTTCCACCCCAGATGGCTCTGATCAGGTAGGCTTAGTCGTGATTGCAGAAGTAAGGGATGGTAAGCCAGTCACCAAAGATGTGATTGAGAAAATTAAGACTCGTGTGATGGAAGAACATGGAGTTAATGTTGCTTCCGTCAAGTTGATCAAGCCCAGAACCATCAGCAAAACAACTTCAGGAAAAATCAAGAGGTttgaatgtgtcaaacagttcAGTGATGAAACACTGAACTTGATACCAATAGGTCCAACACCTGTTTTGAGAAAGAAGTCGTTGTTAAGTTCGTTTACTACAGGAATGTTGAGAGAAGGAAAAACACCGGGGCCACTTGCACCAAGGAAAAGGATCAGTAAGAATGAAATTGTAGAGTTCTTGAAAGGGCTAATATCTGAGCAGACTGGAATCTCAGTCAACAACATCTCAATCACAGACAACTTGACCTCATATGGAATTGACTCAATTGGAGTGGTTAAAGCAACTCAAAAACTCTCAGATTTCTTAGCAACTCCGATTTCAGCCATAGATGTTTTCACTGCATCCTGCATTCTAGAATTGGCTAACTTCTGTGAAGATCTTCTATCAAAGTCTCAGCCTCAACTTACTAGCAATTCATCCAATGTTCCAGAAGCTCAGAATGGTTCCACTGAATTTAATGTGGAGGTATCCAAGTCTTGGTGGTTTGGTATCCGTGTACTTCAATTCCTAtctcttatttatatttctatcaTTCTGGTTTCTCCTGCATATCTATCCGTCACTACTTATCTCAATTTCACCTTAAGTGCCAGTAAATGGATAAATGGATTTCCATGGCTACATTACTTAATTTCCCTGACTTTTGCACCTGTTGCTTGGATTCTTTGCATGGCTTCTACTTGCATTTGCATATCATTATTTGGAAGCTCTTTCTTGGGGCCAAACTATGACCCTACCTCTGAAATTTCCATATATTCAATGGATTTTGTCAAGTGGTGGACACTGTATAAGGCCCAAGAAATTTCTTCTAGAGTTCTGGCGGTACACCTCAGAGGAACAGTGTTTCTGAAATGCTGGTTTGAGATGCTGGGCGCAAGGATCGGATCATCAGTTTTACTTGACACGGTTGACATCACTGACCCATCTTTGGTGTCAATTGGAGATGAAGTTACCATCGCTGAAGGTGTTTTGGTTCAAAGCCACGAGGTAAAGAATGGAATTTTACGTTTCCATCCTATTAGGATTGGCAAATGTTCTTCTATTGGACCTTATGCTGTTATCCAAAAGGGAAGTGTCATTGAAGAAGGTGCTGAGATACAGGCCTTGCAAAAGGTTGGACCAGACCAACATGTGTTCAAACCTGCAAAGCTTGATAATGGTATTAAG aAAACAGAGCTCTCTGTTAATATCAGAAAAACTCAatatgatattatcaaccaCTTTATGGGAATCTATCTTGTTGGCTTTCTCAGCTCCCTTGCTGCGATCATTTCCTACTTCTTATATACCAGATTCTCCAACCAACCTCTATCACCCCAACACTTTTCCTTTGTTTGCATTGGTGGGGCCTTCCATTGGATCCCGTTTACAATCGTTGCGTATGCTACCATGTTTTCTGAAGTCTCATCAAACCCAATCACTTTTGCCATTTCATTTACCAGCGCCTATTTGCTTCATGGTTTCATACTCATCATTCTCACCACTGCTTTTACTCGTCTCCTCAAAACTAGTCAAAACCAAACACAATTTAAAACCTGGCTTCGATGTCAAGTCACAACTTCCTGCCACCTTAGATGTGCAAAGCTTCTCTCAGGAACAGAAGCCTTCTGCATATATCTACGCCTTTTGGGTGCCAAAATCGGTAAGCATTGTTCCATCAGAGCCATCAACTCAGTTTCATGTCCAGAGTTAATGTCAATTGGTTCAGGTGTACATCTTGGAGATTTTAGCCGGATAATTACAGGGTTTCATTCTTCAAGCGGATTTGTCAGTGGAAAAATTGAGATTCAGGATAATTCGGTTATTGGGAGTCAAAGTGTAGTCCTACCCGGTTCTCTAGTCCAAAAGAATGTCATTCTAGGTGCACTTTCAGTTGCTCAAATGAATTCTACCCTCCAAGAGGGTGGTGTCTACATTGGATCAAAGTCCCAAGCCGTCATAAGGAACTCGGTGAAGAATGCTTGTGATGAATGGATAAAAGATATAGACAACAACATAAGCAAAAAAAAGGTTGTTGATTTGGCTGCAGGTCTCTACAAAAATGACTCACAGAAATTGACCCTGACCAGAACATGGTTTCAGACATTCTCAGCACTCTTCACTCAGCCACTGCTACAAACAGTTTTACCTCATATGGTGTTGGGTTTAGCAGTCTTTGGTCCCTTGAACTGTGTTCTATACCTAAAGAGTGCCAAGAAACTTCAAATAtattggttgcttccattgttTTGGGTTCAGTCAGGGGCCTTAGCATCATTGGCATGTGTGATAGCCAAATGGGTTCTTGTGGGAAGGAAGAAAGCAGGTGAAAGA
- the LOC114168503 gene encoding FT-interacting protein 3-like — translation MQRAPLAHSHEFALKETSPNIGAGAVTRDKLSSTYDLVEQMQYLYVRVVKATDLPAKDVTGSLDPYVEVKLGNFKGVTKHFEKKSNPEWNQVFAFSKDRIQASVLEVIVKDKDVISDDFVGRVWFDLNEIPRRVPPDSPLAPQWYRLEDRKGVKTKGELMLAVWMGTQADEAFPDSWHSDAAMVGSEAVTNIRSKVYLSPKLWYVRVNVIEAQDLVPSDKSRYPEVFVKVNLGGKFVRTRLSQSKNINPMWNEDLMLVAAEPFEDPLILSVEDRVGPNKDEILGRCVIPLQVVQRRLDHKPVNSRWFNLEKHVEGEKESKFASKIHLRLCLDGGFHVLDESTHYSSDLRPTAKQLWKPSIGILEVGIISAVGLMPMKTRDGRGTTDAYCVAKYGQKWIRTRTIVDSFTPKWNEQYTWEVFDPCTVITIGVFDNGRVGGGDKGSETKDSRIGKVRIRLSTLEADRVYTHSYPLLVLHTSGLKKTGEVQLAVRFTSSSFINMLYMYSQPLLPKMHYIHPLSVIQLDSLRHQAIQIVSMRLSRAEPPLRKEVVEYMLDVDSHMWSMRRSKANFFRIMKVLGGLIAFGRWFDQICNWKNPITTILIHVLFIILALYPELILPTIFLYLFLIGIWNFRWRPRHPPHMDTRLSHADAAHPDELDEEFDSFPTSRSPDIVRMRYDRLRSIAGRVQSVVGDLGTQGERFQSLLSWRDPRATTLFVTFCFIAAIVLYVTPFQVVSLLSGFYMLRHPRFRRRLPSVPLNFFRRMPARSDSML, via the coding sequence ATGCAGAGGGCGCCACTTGCACATTCCCATGAATTCGCCTTGAAGGAGACCTCTCCCAACATTGGGGCAGGGGCAGTGACAAGGGACAAGCTATCAAGCACCTATGACCTTGTTGAACAGATGCAGTATCTCTACGTTCGCGTGGTGAAAGCCACGGACTTACCTGCAAAAGATGTGACCGGAAGTCTCGATCCATATGTTGAAGTGAAGCTTGGAAACTTCAAGGGAGTCACCAAGCATTTTGAGAAGAAGTCGAACCCTGAGTGGAATCAGGTCTTTGCCTTCTCAAAAGACCGGATTCAAGCCTCGGTGTTGGAGGTAATTGTGAAAGATAAGGATGTTATTTCAGATGACTTTGTCGGGAGGGTGTGGTTTGATCTGAATGAGATCCCAAGACGTGTTCCTCCAGACAGTCCTTTGGCTCCACAGTGGTACAGACTGGAAGATCGCAAGGGTGTAAAAACAAAAGGAGAGTTAATGCTCGCAGTTTGGATGGGGACTCAAGCAGATGAGGCATTTCCTGATTCTTGGCACTCTGATGCAGCAATGGTTGGCTCCGAAGCAGTTACCAACATAAGGTCAAAAGTTTACCTCTCTCCCAAGCTCTGGTATGTCAGGGTCAATGTGATTGAAGCGCAGGACTTGGTTCCCAGTGACAAGAGCCGGTATCCTGAGGTTTTTGTGAAGGTTAATCTAGGAGGCAAGTTTGTTAGAACTAGATTGTCTCAAAGCAAAAACATAAATCCTATGTGGAACGAGGATTTGATGCTGGTTGCTGCGGAGCCGTTTGAGGATCCCTTGATTCTGAGCGTGGAAGACAGGGTTGGACCAAACAAAGATGAGATTCTGGGAAGGTGTGTGATCCCTTTGCAGGTTGTGCAGCGGAGGCTGGACCATAAGCCTGTGAACAGCAGGTGGTTTAATCTTGAGAAGCATGTTGAAGGGGAGAAGGAGAGCAAATTCGCAAGCAAGATACATTTGAGGTTGTGTTTGGATGGTGGGTTCCATGTGTTGGATGAGTCAACTCATTACAGCAGTGATCTTAGACCAACTGCTAAGCAGCTATGGAAGCCTAGCATTGGAATTCTTGAAGTGGGGATTATAAGTGCGGTAGGGCTTATGCCGATGAAGACAAGAGATGGCAGAGGAACCACAGATGCTTATTGTGTGGCAAAATATGGGCAGAAGTGGATCCGAACTAGGACTATTGTAGATAGCTTCACTCCAAAGTGGAATGAGCAATACACTTGGGAAGTGTTTGATCCATGCACTGTTATTACCATAGGAGTCTTCGACAATGGTCGTGTAGGAGGAGGAGATAAAGGTAGTGAAACAAAGGATTCTAGGATAGGGAAGGTGAGAATCAGGTTATCCACACTTGAAGCTGATAGAGTTTACACACATTCATATCCTCTTTTAGTACTTCACACTTCAGGTTTGAAGAAAACAGGAGAAGTGCAATTGGCTGTGAGGTTCACAAGCTCATCTTTCATCAATATGTTGTACATGTATTCCCAGCCTCTGTTGCCAAAGATGCACTACATCCATCCTTTATCTGTGATTCAGCTGGACAGTCTGAGGCATCAGGCCATACAGATTGTGTCAATGAGGTTGAGCAGAGCTGAGCCACCATTGAGGAAAGAGGTTGTAGAATACATGCTTGATGTGGATTCTCATATGTGGAGTATGAGAAGGAGCAAAGCCAATTTCTTCAGGATAATGAAAGTTCTTGGAGGTTTGATAGCCTTTGGGAGGTGGTTTGATCAGATATGCAACTGGAAAAACCCCATCACCACCATTCTAATTCATGTCCTTTTCATAATATTGGCTCTTTACCCTGAGCTAATACTCCCCACAATCTTCTTGTACCTGTTCTTGATTGGAATCTGGAACTTCAGATGGAGGCCTAGACACCCTCCACACATGGACACTAGACTCTCTCATGCTGATGCTGCTCATCCTGATGAATTAGatgaagagtttgattcattccCAACTTCACGGTCACCAGATATTGTTAGGATGAGATATGACCGGTTAAGAAGCATTGCAGGGAGAGTCCAAAGTGTTGTAGGAGACTTAGGAACACAAGGAGAAAGGTTCCAAAGTCTGCTGAGTTGGAGAGATCCAAGGGCTACTACACTCTTTGTCACATTCTGTTTCATTGCTGCTATTGTTCTCTATGTTACTCCCTTTCAAGTTGTGTCACTTCTCAGTGGCTTCTACATGCTTAGGCACCCCAGATTCCGCAGGAGACTTCCATCAGTTCCACTCAACTTCTTCAGAAGAATGCCTGCTAGATCAGACAGCATGTTGTGA